In Nocardia asteroides, a single genomic region encodes these proteins:
- a CDS encoding stealth family protein has translation MVFSSDLPREVSPDTTPIPITAHRTAGNLAVSDATLADLIHLRTELAAAEVPFVLVRDRGHRLILAADAAHGAMVARVVSSASAAGFRVEPLDTAVFRLGRDADPAHHVELELWGYHGDTVTCPRPNALTRTVFDLADVEFGQVLLFDRVWPTLAGMFAPQSTDVEFDIDLVFSWVDGSDPEFRARRAGLLAQVVVGEGDDADARIRQIDELRYALRAVAKNAPWIRRIFLCTDSTPPSWLAEHPKVTVVPALAHFADTAGLPTFNSHAVESQLQHIDGLAEHFLYSNDDMFFARPVRPSMFFTPAGVSRFIEADTRIGPGRNTERRSGFENAARVNREVLAERFGTLITRHLEHTPVPLRRSVLHEMEREFAADFARTAASRFRAATDISVTNSLYHYYALLTGRAVPQEAARMRYVDTTAESGLALLDELGATRDVDFFCLNDGSFPEVTEAERVRRVSAFLDGWFPEPAPWERVSAPPRHPIPESAPGAA, from the coding sequence ATGGTCTTCTCGTCCGACCTGCCCCGCGAGGTGTCCCCCGACACCACGCCGATTCCGATCACCGCGCACCGCACCGCGGGCAACCTCGCCGTCTCCGACGCGACGCTGGCCGATCTGATCCACCTGCGCACCGAACTGGCCGCGGCCGAGGTGCCTTTCGTGCTGGTCCGGGATCGCGGCCACCGGCTGATCCTGGCCGCCGACGCGGCGCACGGCGCGATGGTCGCGCGGGTGGTGAGCTCGGCGAGCGCCGCGGGCTTCCGGGTCGAGCCGCTGGACACCGCGGTGTTCCGGCTGGGCCGGGACGCCGACCCGGCGCACCACGTCGAGTTGGAGCTGTGGGGCTACCACGGCGACACCGTCACCTGCCCGCGCCCCAACGCGCTCACCCGCACCGTCTTCGACCTCGCCGACGTGGAGTTCGGCCAGGTGCTGCTCTTCGATCGGGTCTGGCCGACGCTCGCCGGGATGTTCGCGCCGCAGAGCACCGACGTGGAGTTCGACATCGACCTGGTCTTCTCCTGGGTGGACGGCTCCGACCCGGAGTTCCGCGCCCGCCGCGCCGGGCTGCTCGCGCAGGTCGTGGTCGGCGAGGGCGACGACGCGGACGCCCGCATCCGGCAGATCGACGAGCTGCGCTACGCGCTGCGCGCGGTGGCGAAGAACGCGCCCTGGATCCGCCGGATCTTCCTCTGCACCGACTCCACCCCGCCGTCCTGGCTGGCCGAGCACCCGAAGGTCACCGTCGTCCCCGCGCTCGCGCACTTCGCCGACACCGCGGGGCTGCCGACCTTCAACTCGCACGCCGTGGAGAGCCAGCTACAGCACATCGACGGGCTGGCCGAGCACTTCCTGTACTCCAACGACGACATGTTCTTCGCCCGCCCGGTGCGGCCGTCCATGTTCTTCACCCCGGCCGGGGTGAGCCGGTTCATCGAGGCCGACACCAGGATCGGCCCCGGCCGCAACACCGAGCGGCGCAGCGGGTTCGAGAACGCGGCCCGGGTGAACCGGGAAGTGCTCGCGGAGCGGTTCGGCACCCTCATCACCCGGCACCTGGAGCACACCCCGGTGCCGCTGCGGCGCAGCGTGCTGCACGAGATGGAGCGCGAGTTCGCCGCCGACTTCGCGCGCACCGCGGCGAGCCGGTTCCGCGCCGCCACCGACATCTCGGTGACGAACTCGCTCTACCACTACTACGCGCTGCTCACCGGGCGCGCGGTGCCGCAGGAGGCGGCCAGGATGCGCTACGTCGACACCACCGCGGAGTCCGGGCTCGCGCTGCTCGACGAGCTCGGCGCCACCAGGGACGTCGACTTCTTCTGCCTCAACGACGGCAGCTTCCCCGAGGTCACCGAGGCCGAGCGGGTGCGCCGGGTCTCCGCGTTCCTGGACGGCTGGTTCCCGGAGCCCGCACCGTGGGAGCGGGTCAGCGCACCGCCTCGCCACCCGATTCCGGAGTCCGCGCCGGGCGCCGCATGA